A single Kryptolebias marmoratus isolate JLee-2015 linkage group LG16, ASM164957v2, whole genome shotgun sequence DNA region contains:
- the rhbg gene encoding ammonium transporter Rh type B (The RefSeq protein has 1 substitution compared to this genomic sequence): protein MTDTSTNMRLKLPITCFILEIILIILFGVVVVYDHDTDSKLSNEHGNDSHKHADYENDFYYRYPSFQDVHVMIFIGFGFLMTFLQRYGFSSVGFNFLIAAFSLQWATLMQGFLHGLHGGKIHIGVESMINADFCTGSVLISFGAVLGKTSPVQLLVMAIFEVTLFAVNEFILLSILGTRDAGGSMTIHTFGAYFGLMVTRILYRPNLDKSKHKNCSVYHSDLFAMIGTIYLWMFWPSFNSAITEHGDPQHRTAMNTYYSLAACTLSTYGMSALTAHDGKLDMVHIQNAALAGGVAAGTAGEMMLTPFGSMIVGFLAGIISVLGYKYLSPILEEKLRIQDTCGVHNLHGMPGVLGAIVGAVTASVATKDVYGHGLEKVFPDVASGERNANYQGGIQALSLAITLGMALLGGLIVGFILKLPMFGAPPDTICFEDSIYWEVPGEEHHEEQMTAVMTEEFEKLNA, encoded by the exons ATGACAGACACAAGCACCAACATGAGGCTGAAGCTGCCGATCACTTGCTTCATCCTGGAgatcatcctcatcatccttTTCGGTGTGGTGGTGGTGTACGACCATGACACAGATTCAAAGCTGTCTAATGAGCACGGGAACGATTCTCACAAACATGCTGACTATGAGAATGACTTCTACTACCGCTATCCAA GTTTCCAGGATGTGCATGTGATGATCTTCATCGGCTTTGGCTTCCTCATGACCTTCCTGCAGCGCTATGGCTTCAGCAGCGTGGGCTTCAACTTCCTGATCGCAGCCTTTTCCCTGCAGTGGGCCACTCTCATGCAGGGCTTCCTCCATGGCTTGCATGGCGGCAAGATCCACATTGGGGTGGAGAG tatgaTCAATGCTGATTTCTGCACCGGCTCTGTGCTCATCTCATTTGGAGCAGTTCTGGGTAAAACCAGCCCAGTCCAGCTGCTGGTCATGGCGATATTTGAGGTCACACTGTTTGCTGTCAATGAGTTCATCTTGCTGTCAATTCTGGGA ACCAGAGATGCTGGAGGCTCCATGACCATCCACACATTCGGAGCCTACTTTGGCCTGATGGTGACACGAATCCTGTACCGGCCCAACCTGGACAAGAGCAAACACAAGAACTGCTCCGTCTACCACTCTGATCTGTTTGCTATGATCG GTACCATCTACCTGTGGATGTTCTGGCCCAGCTTCAACTCTGCCATCACAGAACACGGAGATCCCCAGCATCGCACAGCCATGAACACCTACTACTCCCTGGCAGCCTGCACTCTGTCTACGTATGGCATGTCTGCCCTCACGGCTCATGATGGCAAGCTGGACATG GTCCACATTCAAAATGCTGCCCTGGCTGGTGGAGTCGCAGCAGGAACAGCTGGTGAAATGATGCTGACGCCTTTCGGCTCCATGATTGTTGGTTTCTTGGCCGGCATCATCTCGGTGTTGGGCTACAAATACCTCTCA CCCATCCTGGAGGAAAAGCTTCGGATTCAAGACACCTGTGGGGTTCACAACTTGCACGGGATGCCCGGCGTCCTGGGGGCCATTGTGGGGGCTGTCACTGCTTCTGTGGCAACCAAAGACGTATATGGACATGG TTTGGAAAAAGTGTTTCCTGATGTGGCGAGTGGAGAAAGAAATGCAAACTACCAGGGAGGCATACAAGCACTTTCCCTTGCTATCACCCTGGGCATGGCCCTGCTTGGAGGGCTTATTGTTG gttttattttgaagctgcCCATGTTCGGTGCTCCTCCTGACACCATCTGCTTCGAGGACAGCATCTACTGGGAG GTGCCGGGGGAAGAGCATCATGAGGAGCAGATGACCGCGGTGATGACGGAGGAATCTGAGAAACTCAACGCTTAA